One window of Mixophyes fleayi isolate aMixFle1 chromosome 3, aMixFle1.hap1, whole genome shotgun sequence genomic DNA carries:
- the LOC142142801 gene encoding nicotinamide N-methyltransferase-like has protein sequence MASSTHKHYHDEDFDAKGLVETHFSHGNVLIIEENVGFPMKILHELFSSGQVKGNILLDISIGSIIYQLFSASNVYKEIYVVEFTDANIKHLKKWLEKDDEATDWSFAAKRVSRLQGNRDGWKEQEEKVRRAMKSIVKWDIFENSCIDPLLVPQVDCVLSLWILNIISKTKEEFQRNLKNFTSRLKIGGYLVLFSAVNMTFYRVGQHKFFHLAVDENFIKESVIKAGFVIEKMDLKASMVKCDLLDFDHLCFILARKERES, from the exons ATGGCTTCCAGCACCCATAAGCATTATCATGATGAAGACTTTGATGCCAAAGGATTAGTTGAAACTCACTTTTCTCATGGAAACGTCCTTATAATAGAGGAAAATGTGGGCTTTCCTATGAAAATATTGCATGAACTGTTTTCTTCAG GACAAGTGAAAGGAAACATATTGCTTGATATTAGTATTGGGTCTATAATCTACCAGCTATTCTCAGCCAGCAATGTTTACAAGGAGATCTATGTGGTGGAATTCACAGATGCCAATATTAAACACCTCAAGAAATGGCTGGAGAAGGATGACGAAGCCACCGATTGGTCATTTGCTGCCAAACGAGTTAGTCGGCTACAAGGGAATAG agATGGTTGGAAGGAACAAGAAGAGAAAGTGAGGAGAGCAATGAAAAGTATTGTTAAATGGGATATCTTTGAAAATAGTTGTATAGATCCTCTACTTGTACCCCAAGTCGACTGCGTTCTCAGTCTCtggatattaaatataataagtaaaacTAAGGAAGAGTTCCAGAGGAACCTGAAAAATTTCACATCACGGCTTAAAATCGGAGGATATCTGGTGCTCTTCAGTGCAGTGAATATGACCTTCTACCGAGTGGGGCAGCACAAGTTCTTTCACCTTGCAGTTGATGAAAATTTTATAAAAGAGTCAGTAATTAAGGCTGGGTTTGTCATTGAGAAAATGGATTTAAAGGCTAGTAtggtaaaatgtgatttacttgaTTTTGATCATTTGTGTTTCATCCTGGCTCGCAAGGAGAGAGAGAGCTAA